A region of Ictidomys tridecemlineatus isolate mIctTri1 chromosome 4, mIctTri1.hap1, whole genome shotgun sequence DNA encodes the following proteins:
- the Or1k1 gene encoding olfactory receptor 1K1: MGAVNESSEGAPFILQGLTTSPGQRWPFFVLFLFLYVAGILGNGLIVAAIRASPALHAPMYFLLAHLSFADLCFTSVTVPKMLANLLSYDHSISLAGCLTQMYFFFALGVTDSCLLAAMAYDRYVAIRHPLHYATRMSRAVCMALVGTAWLVSHIHSLLHILLMARLSFCASHQVPHFFCDHQPLLRLSCSDTRHIQLLIFTEGAAVVVTPFLLILASYGAIAAAVLRLPSASGRIRAVSTCGSHLAVVGLFYGTVIAVYFRPTSRYKAERGRVATVMYTIVTPMLNPVIYSLRNRDVQGALRALFTGQRISAGVS, from the coding sequence ATGGGCGCTGTCAATGAGTCCTCAGAGGGAGCACCATTCATCCTACAGGGACTGACAACAAGCCCAGGACAGAGGTGGCCTTTCTTTGTGCTGTTCTTGTTCTTGTATGTGGCGGGCATCCTGGGTAATGGGCTCATTGTGGCTGCCATCCGGGCCAGCCCAGCCCTTCATGCACCCATGTACTTCCTGCTGGCCCATCTGTCCTTTGCTGACCTCTGCTTTACCTCTGTCACTGTGCCCAAGATGTTGGCCAACTTGTTGTCCTATGACCACTCCATCTCCTTGGCAGGGTGCCTGACCCAGATGTACTTCTTCTTTGCCCTGGGAGTAACTGACAGCTGCCTCCTAGCCGctatggcctatgaccgctatgtggccattcGGCACCCCCTGCACTATGCCACAAGGATGTCGCGGGCTGTGTGCATGGCCCTGGTGGGGACAGCTTGGCTGGTGTCCCATATCCACTCCCTCCTGCACATCCTGCTCATGGCCCGCCTGTCCTTCTGTGCCTCCCACCAAGTGCCCCACTTCTTCTGTGACCACCAGCCTCTCTTAAGGCTCTCCTGCTCAGATACCCGCCACATCCAACTGCTCATCTTCACCGAAGGTGCCGCGGTGGTGGTCACTCCCTTCCTGCTCATTCTTGCCTCCTATGGGGCCATTGCAGCTGCTGTGCTCAGGCTGCCCTCCGCCTCTGGGAGGATCCGGGCTGTGTCCACTTGTGGCTCCCACCTGGCTGTGGTGGGCCTCTTCTATGGGACAGTCATCGCAGTCTACTTCCGGCCCACATCCCGATATAAGGCAGAGCGGGGCCGTGTGGCCACTGTCATGTACACCATagtcacccccatgctgaacccggTCATCTACAGTCTCCGGAATCGCGATGTGCAGGGCGCACTCCGAGCCCTTTTCACTGGGCAAAGGATCTCTGCTGGTGTCTCCTGA